One genomic segment of Bradyrhizobium prioriisuperbiae includes these proteins:
- a CDS encoding xanthine dehydrogenase family protein molybdopterin-binding subunit gives MQLSRRELVKWMSAGGIALSMSRLGLAGQAGFADRETLPGRHTWNPAVNGAGRVDGVAKVTGAKLYASDFRAADLPGWPANTSHALLVRAPDATHVFIGLDLARLTGALKPSVVVTAADLERINSRVPEFYTGDLFCPAGKTPLYLGQPVALLLFEQFDAFDRARLALRDGTFVKFGEETGPVAAPNYGAYRFTRVAGATPDTPDVYSPILAGWVSPGRLQNSALPVWSPLAKETRPDYGKAAILGDKIRAELDASDPSRLLLDREFETQSVDPMFLEPECGLAWFDSGSGKLELVLGVQSPYEAAESIAHLLGEARAPFKPKRINAQFAYVGGGFGGRDHTPFILYVALAAMFLPGRPVRLAHDRYQQFQGGIKRHPIKMRSRIGVDRASGKIVAFAADHVLDGGGLANFSPNVATVAATAAIGIYDVPKVDVTTVALHTRGVTAGSMRGYGTLQTMTALEVLVDEVARALPLDPIEFRRRNALRPEGRTMTGNPYSVSVRTTEILDKLEAHPIWQRRKLEKAYAQQGGTLVGTGVACVTKDYGTGADCSLGRVEIDPEGRIAIFCDHVEMGNGIGTALANRVGAYLGGVADEVAVAQVGGFDALALVTSGDPYTMDQKSQDAAARNPRWVPSISSATSASIGAHVGTHAAAEAARVIFRFGLWPAALDLWRIAPSDPRAGEWEKARWTNGQLVLSGLTPLSLPALAARAHARNFATGAIAHGFSRWAWSRARFPVFGQQWTADIDALAVRRGGGTFERIDRASVKFPPTDNNRIGTVYTSMCGTLVRVEIARATGALRIAKAYSVFECGQALVPEVVLGQAQGGFAMGVGYALLETLPPYEGGPGNGQWNLGQYLVARGSDLPLRDLEIEMLQPLTPDEPPKGMAEVVMIPIVPALLNAIFDATGHRFQSLPVTQSTLKGVLA, from the coding sequence ATGCAGCTCTCGCGCCGCGAGCTTGTGAAATGGATGTCGGCCGGCGGCATTGCGTTGAGCATGTCGCGTCTGGGATTGGCCGGGCAGGCTGGTTTCGCCGACCGCGAGACCTTGCCGGGGCGGCACACCTGGAATCCGGCCGTCAATGGCGCAGGCCGGGTCGACGGCGTTGCCAAGGTGACCGGGGCAAAACTCTATGCGTCCGATTTTCGTGCCGCCGATCTTCCGGGCTGGCCGGCGAACACGTCGCACGCGCTGCTGGTCCGTGCGCCGGATGCGACGCACGTTTTTATCGGCCTCGATCTTGCGCGCCTGACGGGCGCTCTCAAGCCGTCGGTCGTTGTCACCGCGGCTGATCTGGAGAGGATCAACAGCCGCGTGCCCGAATTCTATACCGGCGATTTGTTCTGCCCGGCCGGCAAGACGCCGCTGTATCTGGGCCAGCCGGTGGCGCTGTTGCTGTTCGAGCAGTTCGATGCGTTCGATCGGGCGCGGCTGGCGCTGCGCGATGGGACCTTTGTGAAATTCGGCGAGGAAACCGGGCCCGTCGCGGCTCCCAATTATGGGGCGTATCGCTTCACCCGTGTCGCCGGCGCGACGCCGGATACGCCCGATGTCTATTCCCCGATCCTGGCCGGCTGGGTCAGCCCGGGACGCCTGCAGAATTCGGCGCTGCCGGTGTGGTCGCCTCTGGCAAAGGAAACCAGGCCCGACTACGGCAAGGCCGCGATCCTCGGCGACAAGATTCGCGCCGAGCTCGACGCCAGTGATCCGTCACGGCTGTTGCTGGACCGCGAGTTTGAAACGCAATCCGTCGATCCGATGTTTCTCGAGCCGGAGTGCGGTCTTGCCTGGTTCGACAGCGGGAGCGGGAAACTGGAACTCGTGCTCGGCGTTCAGTCGCCCTATGAAGCGGCGGAATCGATTGCTCATCTCCTGGGGGAGGCGCGTGCACCGTTCAAGCCGAAGCGTATCAACGCGCAGTTCGCTTACGTTGGCGGCGGCTTCGGCGGACGCGACCATACGCCTTTCATTCTCTATGTCGCGCTGGCGGCGATGTTCCTTCCGGGCCGGCCCGTGCGTCTGGCCCATGACCGCTATCAGCAGTTTCAGGGCGGCATCAAGCGTCACCCGATCAAGATGCGGTCGCGGATCGGCGTCGATCGGGCCAGCGGCAAGATCGTGGCCTTTGCCGCCGATCATGTGCTCGACGGCGGAGGGCTGGCCAACTTCTCTCCCAACGTGGCGACGGTGGCGGCAACCGCCGCGATCGGCATCTATGACGTTCCGAAAGTCGACGTCACCACGGTCGCGCTGCATACGCGCGGCGTGACAGCGGGCTCGATGCGCGGCTACGGCACGCTGCAGACCATGACCGCACTCGAAGTGCTGGTCGACGAAGTCGCCAGGGCGCTGCCGCTCGATCCCATCGAATTCCGGCGGCGCAATGCGCTCAGGCCCGAGGGACGGACCATGACGGGCAATCCGTACAGCGTCTCGGTCCGCACCACGGAGATCCTGGACAAGCTCGAGGCGCATCCGATCTGGCAGCGGCGCAAGCTGGAGAAGGCTTATGCGCAACAAGGCGGAACGCTGGTCGGCACCGGCGTTGCCTGCGTGACCAAGGATTACGGCACCGGCGCGGACTGCTCGCTGGGCCGGGTCGAAATCGATCCCGAGGGCCGCATTGCGATCTTCTGCGATCACGTCGAGATGGGCAACGGCATCGGCACGGCCCTCGCCAACCGCGTGGGTGCGTATCTCGGTGGCGTCGCGGACGAGGTCGCGGTGGCGCAGGTCGGCGGCTTCGATGCGCTGGCGCTTGTCACGTCGGGCGATCCCTACACCATGGATCAGAAGAGCCAGGATGCCGCGGCCCGCAATCCGCGCTGGGTGCCATCGATCAGTTCGGCCACCAGCGCCTCGATCGGCGCGCATGTCGGAACCCATGCCGCGGCCGAAGCCGCGCGTGTCATCTTCCGTTTCGGCCTGTGGCCGGCGGCGCTCGATCTCTGGCGCATCGCACCGAGCGATCCAAGGGCCGGGGAATGGGAGAAGGCGCGCTGGACCAATGGACAGCTTGTTCTCTCCGGCTTGACGCCGTTGTCGTTGCCAGCGCTTGCGGCAAGGGCGCATGCGCGCAATTTCGCCACGGGAGCGATCGCGCACGGATTCTCCCGTTGGGCGTGGTCGCGGGCGCGCTTCCCGGTGTTCGGACAGCAATGGACGGCCGATATCGATGCACTGGCCGTGCGCCGGGGCGGCGGCACGTTCGAACGCATCGATCGCGCCAGTGTCAAATTCCCGCCGACCGACAACAACCGGATCGGCACCGTCTACACCTCGATGTGCGGCACGCTGGTCCGTGTCGAGATCGCCCGCGCCACTGGCGCACTGCGCATTGCCAAGGCCTACAGCGTGTTCGAATGCGGTCAGGCGCTGGTGCCCGAAGTGGTGCTGGGACAGGCGCAGGGCGGTTTCGCCATGGGGGTGGGCTATGCGCTGCTTGAAACGTTGCCGCCCTACGAAGGCGGTCCCGGCAACGGCCAATGGAATCTCGGGCAGTATCTCGTCGCGCGTGGATCGGACCTGCCGCTGCGCGACCTCGAGATCGAGATGTTACAGCCGCTGACACCGGACGAACCGCCGAAGGGCATGGCGGAGGTCGTGATGATCCCCATCGTGCCAGCGCTGCTGAATGCCATCTTCGATGCCACCGGGCACCGCTTTCAATCGCTGCCGGTGACCCAAAGCACCCTCAAGGGAGTTCTCGCGTGA
- a CDS encoding (2Fe-2S)-binding protein: MTTLGLTINGRAHGPTDVRDDLSMNDFLREHLGMTGTKFGCGAAQCLSCAIIIDNPDGTSSTSPTCVLPAASFDGKAIRTVEGHAKDGELTALQKAFIAHFAFQCGYCTAGFLNEGQVLLERLAKTPVARADLEATIADALDGHICRCTGYIKYHEAVRDVILADPKRYLV; the protein is encoded by the coding sequence GTGACCACACTGGGCCTCACCATCAACGGCCGCGCTCATGGTCCGACGGACGTGCGCGACGATCTGTCGATGAACGATTTCCTGCGCGAGCATCTGGGGATGACCGGCACGAAGTTCGGATGCGGCGCCGCGCAATGCCTGAGTTGCGCGATCATCATCGACAACCCGGACGGAACCAGCTCCACCAGCCCGACCTGCGTCCTGCCGGCCGCGAGTTTCGACGGCAAGGCGATCCGCACGGTCGAAGGGCACGCCAAGGACGGCGAGCTCACTGCGCTGCAGAAGGCCTTCATCGCTCATTTCGCATTTCAGTGCGGCTATTGCACCGCGGGTTTCCTGAACGAGGGCCAGGTTCTGCTGGAGCGTCTGGCGAAGACGCCCGTTGCCCGCGCTGACCTGGAGGCAACCATTGCGGATGCGCTTGATGGCCACATCTGCCGCTGCACCGGCTACATCAAATATCACGAGGCCGTGCGCGATGTGATCCTGGCCGATCCGAAGCGCTACCTGGTTTAG
- a CDS encoding Isoquinoline 1-oxidoreductase subunit, translating into MSMLTAYALVPEPSRGLAAPESFAAIGDADKRSVAIFNELGKVLTHPRCLNCHPAGDRPRQGDLSRLHQPPVERGADGHGLPAMRCATCHGNANFDPGRMPGHPEWHLAPREMGWEGKTLAEICTQLKDPARNGGRKPEDLIHHIGEDTLVGWAWAPGYGRAPAPGTQAQAGALVEAWVKTGAACPAN; encoded by the coding sequence ATGAGCATGCTCACGGCATACGCGCTGGTCCCCGAGCCATCGCGTGGTCTTGCGGCGCCGGAGAGCTTTGCCGCCATCGGTGATGCAGACAAGCGATCGGTGGCGATCTTTAACGAGCTCGGCAAGGTCCTGACCCATCCGCGCTGCCTCAATTGTCATCCCGCCGGCGATCGCCCGCGCCAGGGCGACCTCAGCCGGCTGCACCAGCCGCCGGTCGAACGCGGCGCCGACGGTCATGGCTTGCCGGCGATGCGCTGCGCGACCTGTCATGGCAACGCCAACTTTGATCCGGGGCGCATGCCGGGGCATCCGGAATGGCATCTCGCGCCACGCGAGATGGGATGGGAAGGCAAGACGCTGGCCGAGATCTGCACCCAGCTCAAGGATCCCGCGCGCAATGGCGGCCGCAAGCCCGAGGACCTGATCCATCACATTGGCGAGGATACGCTGGTCGGCTGGGCCTGGGCGCCGGGGTATGGCCGCGCTCCCGCGCCGGGCACGCAAGCGCAAGCCGGTGCGCTGGTCGAGGCCTGGGTGAAAACCGGGGCGGCGTGCCCGGCGAATTGA